The Prinia subflava isolate CZ2003 ecotype Zambia chromosome 2, Cam_Psub_1.2, whole genome shotgun sequence genomic sequence GTTTCTCTGGTGTGCTCATCTGTTGCTGGGGAATATTGTCTTGGCTGAAATCTCTGATGTGCAGCTGGTGGTAACAGCCACACACAGAACGTTAGCAACGCGCACTGTGGAATACCAGTGCTGACTGCAGTAAGTTTCCTCAAGATCCACAGATGCACACAGGGCGTGGAAATACCACTAAAGCATCAGCAGCTTGGATTTCAGTTTGCAAGCATCCCCAGTATAATGCAGAGAAAGTTTTAGTTGGACACAAAACTAATGAAATGCTTCAAAGTCCTGTCTTCTTTTGCTCCTGAAGCAAACTCGGGCAAGTTGTGGGAATGTGCTTGTGGTGGAAACAGTCTGATTCTATCATCACTGTCAGTAACTTGACAATTTTACGCAATTCCAAAATAAATGGGCTGTTTAAATCATTCTGAAGTTGCTCATAGGAGACAGTGTTGTCTCATATTTCATATATTAAACATTATAATCATGACTGCATGTTTATAAACACGAGTGAATTTCTTTACAGTTTGTTAATGGCATCCTGGACTTCCACTAAGCaacttaaaaccaaaacaaaattcaaactAACTAACAAAAAGATTTGTTTGAGTATTACTGATGACTTTTCTTCATTCAGAAGGAGAGAAGACTTCAAGTCTGAAGAGCCTTTGCATAGTGGATAGTTTTAGTATAACCTatagcaaattttaaaaactgtattttcaggaaattaaaaaaatctggataATTAATACTTGAGTATCTGAGTTTGAAATGAAATTATGTATTTACTGCTAGCAAAGTGTATAAGGCTTGCTTCCATAATCAGTTCAGGCAGCTTTTACACTGCCTCTCCTCCAGTGGAAGCATATTCAAGGATGCCTTTGTTTCAGCAACATTTTATTCAGCTTTTGTTTCGTGTGAATTACACAAAGCTTTCTTAGAAACAgtcttttgtattttaaaaaaggaatggGTCTGAAATAGTTTTTGATTAGTAGAATGTGTTACGTACTTTGAAGCAGAAACGTGTTTATGTTCTAGGAAATGCATCTTTAAAACCATTTTCTCTTCCATAATTGTGCTATTTAAGCAAATAACCTTTTTATTAAATAGAGAAATAGGTGAGAAtctgtgtttggggttttgagTTGAATTCTAGTAGCAGGTGTATGGCCATTGAAATGTTCTAGGTAACTGGATTTTACTTGCCAGTGGAGACCAGGCTGTGGCTGTAAGCAGGGTGTTTCACTGTCACTGGTGCTTCAGAGACATGGCTTTTATAACTTGACTTTTATTGGTAGGCTGTTTTGGAATCTCTTTCATTGATCAGAATGTGTTAGGGTGGTACACAGCATTTCCCCCCCTTGTTTCCTGAAGGAATTTCATTCTCTAGAGCATTTGTTAGAGAGATCTTAACAGAAGGGACACATTGTGCTTTATGAGAACAATGTGTCCTCTTAACTACAGGGGTATGATACAGAGCAGCAGTTACGTTGAGAGGCTGCCTTTGAAAAGGTGAAAAACATGTTGAAAGGAGGTAAAAACATCACTTGACTTGCTGGTGAAATACTGAAGCAAAATGATCTATTAGGAATCCAGTTAGGCTCATTAACagtgaagggagaagaaaaaatgggtTTCCATGGAACATAATAACTGCTAGgctgataaatattttcttcctccaaacacttctgcttttaCAAAGCAGCAGTGCTACACCACCCACATACCCATGAAGCTTAAAGTCCTAAATACAGAATTTGCCTTCTTTGTTTCATTCCAGtttgaagaaaatgtaaatttatatGCATCTCACTTTGTGTTTGCTGCTAATGACTGAAACCAATCACCTTTTTAATCTTTTTGGGTCTTAGCTTCCCCACATATGAAACACAAGAACTTCCAAACTGTACCTGTGTAGTAAGAAGGAGAATTATAATCTGTAAAATTGTGTAAGGagaactgatttttctttcttcatattAGGTTATTTGCCCGTAGCCTCCTGTCCCAAAGCATGGTCCTATAGTATTtaataaaatgggaataaacTAATAAATTAATGGAAGTTTTTTTAAGAGAGCTTAATTTTTGGAGTACAAGTCTACTATCTGTTACCTGAATGACCTTGAGGGATGATGGAAGCTTGTTGCCTAtctaaagtaattttaattaatacatCAGAATAAGGaatttgttgtatttttggcagagaaaacaaaacccagtaaAAAAAACAGACTGAGAGGTTGTGTTCTCTATTTTATTTCCatccctcttccttttctttcatcaGAAAGGATCAAGTTGTAAGAAACAATTGGGGATTAAGATCTGTTGGCAAAATAATATTAGCCTGCACTCGTggcagcagcagtcattggcTTGGTTTCTCCATTTTACTTCGTGGAAGTATAATTCATGTGGTGTTTTGCATATAGCAGGTATATGCAAATATAGACTAAAAGACATTTCTAGTTGTTCCATCTTTTCTATTGATACAACCAAATCATGAAACTGCTTTCATAAAGATAATGCTATCCACAGTACTGTGTAGACCTGGTGAAAATTATTCACCAGAATTGTTGTgttgtttctattttatttgtAGTCCTGTAGATCAAGAATAATAAAGACTGAAATTTCCTGGGTTACAGGTGTGAAACCGGtacttaattttcctttcagctgtaTGTCAGCATGAGGAAAAGCATCCTGCCTTAGGAGAAAGCAGACAGGGAGCAGGAGTGCCCTGTAGCTCTGTGTTCCCAACTGAACTGCAGGGGGCATAGGGATGTAAAATACACTGACGTCCATCACCGAGCTCCTTTGCATACAGGAGGCTGCCACTGCAGCTGAGTGTATGCCTAAAGTGATGAAGGAATTGTCAGCATAAGCTTAATTTGAAATCTCTGTCTGTCACTTTGGGAGAATAGCCTTTTATAGCCTTTTACTGGTTTTACAGAATTTGGCAGGCTGAATTTGAGAAGCTGTTCAGGATTAGGGATCAGGGTCAAACAAGGATGAGATGTTTCCTTGGAAGAAGTTAAATGCTTCACTGTACTCGTGTTTATTTTTAGAGTGAAATTGCTTTATGACTTCCTAATGAGCTTAAAAGTTGACAAGGATTTAAGCTGTGTCTTGAAATACGCTGAACATTGAGATGTCACATTAGCTATTCTGAAATACAACAGTCCAAGCTAATAGCAAACAATTTCATCTACTGTGCTGTTCATCTGTCTGATTAGAATTGCTATCCCCCTCGTTAATATGAACAGAAAGCAAAGTTTCTGTTTAAGGGCACCCTATGTTTCCTTATTCAAGATGAGTGTGAAGAAATATCAGGAGATATCTTGCCTTGCATTTTGAATTGTCTGGAGGAAAGGGAGCCACTGCTGTGTTGTGATTCCTTGTGCTGCTTTCTCATTGATCAACTAAACTGACAATCAGCTGCAGTGTCCTGAGCAATGTGGTTTAGAATAACCAGAAATATGGGCTATTTATCAGCAAATAGCAATATCATTGAGTGCCAGTGCAgttcaaaatgtgttttaacCCAaatttcctgcaggaaaaggcCAATCACGCTGTCCTTGTACAATACAAATAATCCTGTGATGGGGTTATCATCTTTTCAAGACTCACAGAAAGGTCTACGGTGTTTTCCAATGAGAGACTGGGATACTGTCTATTTCCATTTCCTAGTGTTTTCAGCCATCCTAAAACTGAAAGCAAGTGAAGAATCCCAAGAGGACGACCTCCTCTGGCAGCTGAAGATGAATCAGTGTGTCCAGCATGAACAGTCTTGtcctatttccttttctttaccCACCTTAGATCTAATAGAGATGGTGACATCTGAGTTGCTGGTAGCAGCAGCTTAtctgtgtgcgtgtgtgtgaaCATAACcattctgcatttaaaaaggaaaatggaaactTAAAGAACTGTTAAATCTGAATCAAATACCTGATAAAACATGTGAAAGTTACCATGTGCCTCTGGTTGCTCCACCACAAGCTTGTTGAAAATcgtttttgttagtttgttttctCCATTGATGTATATTATTTGTTTGGCATCAGGCTACTTTTTTTTGCTACTGGATTTGTATCACTTGTAAGAAAATGCAGAAGTGAGATTTAAAGAAAGCTTCCAAGAAAGATAAAggttattttgaaaaattacttctaaaGTTCAGTGAAATTTAGGTACATAGGCAACCTTGACTCAACTTGTCATGTATAAACTTCTGAGTGAGAAAGGTGGAGTATTTTGGATGCAAATAAATAATGGAAATTTTGGGATAACTGAACTATAATCACTTTGTAAATCAGCAATCCTTAAAAGATCAATTAAGTGTTGGCTTTCTATTGGTACCATTcaacaaatgaaacattttatttaatgaataaTGAAGAGGGGAGTAACTTATTAGATTTTATTATCTCAGGTCATGAGATGAGGTGGTCACTAAAGGTCTGAgtattcttgtttgttttcttaatagTACACTTTATTGAAGACTGTTGTTGATCATTAATTCTTCTTTACGATGCTGAAGGTAGGCTTATAGGTCCTTAAAGGCTTCCACTATTTTCAGCAGCCTTTGCTTGCTCTTTGTGTCACCAGTAATGCCCATTAACTGGCAAAGTGTGTCTGTGGGACTGAAGGTACTTCTGAAGGTAAAAAAGGGAAACAGAGGAGTATTTGCAAGAATCTAAAATACCTTGCAGAACTTGCCAGGCAGTCTCTGCACTTACACACTTCAATTGCTTTCTTAAAATCtgttctttgccttttcttttaatgccCTCTTTCCATCAGGACTCTTTGAAGTGGCTTCCCAAGTCTCCTAAACTGTACAGTGGCCATAACTGGAGCTCCCAGGGCTCTCGCTGGGCCTCcttgaaaggaaaggaaggttTTCATGCTGGTAACCTGTACAAATTCAGCTCTGCTAATGGCAaatggagagaaggaagggTCAGTCCCGAGCAAGAAGCAGAGGAACTCGAGGATCCTGATGATGTGAGTAGTGAAATCTGGAGAGACAGTGTGTATCTATGAAGAGGCTATAGCTGCTCACACTGCCATGCAGCAGAGCACTTTGGGCTTGAGAGACTGCACTGCTTATGCTCTCATGTCCTTGCTTGTGCAGAGGGTACAGAGCTATGTTCAATGATTTATTCCTTTACTTTGCTTGCAATCAATCTATCCAACCCTCAGGAGTACAGTTCAACCTGCAGGTTAAGATGAGTAACCTGAGCAATGATGAGACATGTTTTTTACTTTACTCCTGCTTACATTCCCAGTTACCAAGCTCCCTCCACCTCTTTCAGGTAAGTAGGTTGTTGGCCGCTCTTGGGGCTCAGTGTCTCCCTAAGCCTGGATGGTAGAAAAGTGAGGTTGCAGTGCTCCTCCACTGCATGGTAATTGTGACAGGTGCTCTTCCAGGATGCTTATGTCTgtgagctcctgcctgcagtagtttctccagcctgtgcctgctgggtgtctgtcccctgtgctgcagcctggctgccctctTGGTCCTAGCCTGGGAAAAGGAGATGGTGATTGCACTCTTGCAGCCTTTCCCTTTCAGGGCATTGCTCACCATTCTCCCTGATGTTTGCTGGTAGATGAGGGAGGAATTggggctcctgctcctcttcaGGACCTCTGCTTCCTTTGTAGCCCCtgtgagtgctgctgctgtgccccctcctccagcccacaGTCCTGGCTCTTGCTCATGGCCCTCttccctggcagccacagctctgcagacatgTCTGGGTTAATCAGCCTGGCACTGTAAAGAGAAATTTCTCTgtaaagagaaattacagaatTCTCTTCTGTAAAGAGAAGAAAGGTAGTGAATGTTTTATGTGACACAAAGCTAAGCAAATACCCTTTTAAGTGAAAATGAGAAGCAATCATGCCTTGTATGCTTTCCCTGGGGTTAGCAATGCGTCTTTCCATCCCAACCAAAAAGAGATTGTGGGAAAGTGCCAATATAGATTGAAAAATAAGGTGTCCAGTGGGGTTCTGCACAGCTGTTCAAGGTAATCccactgctttttattttggtattAAACTTCCAAGCTTAGAAAAACACTTATGGGGTTTATTTTCAGAGGTGTTGATGTGTGTTTTCTGCATCATTTTACTGCCAATAGAAGATAAAAGGATTTGGGCAGTAGGAAGATCTGATTTGATCTTAACTCATAAAATTAAGGAACAAAAATATGCTAAATATAAGTAAAGCGTTCCTGAAATGTGAACAGAATTTGAGTGCTGTGtcttaatttaatttaagcCTTTGTCAGGAGTAACTGATAGCTGGAAAACATCACTACATTTTGCAGTCAAACTTGTCTGAAGCTTTAGTTGTTTGGTGGCTTTTTGATTGtgtatttctcttttcaagCCCTTGTGGTTTAGCTAAGGACAGGGTGACATTGTGAGCTCCTCACTACATCTCAGACCATGTTCACCCTAGAGCCAGGCTTCAGAGTAGGCTTTCGTATGCATCACCTTTGAGTTTCCATTTCCAGAGGACTCCTAAATCACTGAAGTTTGCAGGTCTCCACTCACTGCCGTGTGCATCTGGTCAATCCAATGACTGAAACAAAGTCTTAGATATGTAGATGCAAGGTAGGGCTTTCCTTCCCTCTTACACCCATGCTCCCAAAAATGGAATGTGAGTTTTGAGAAACTATAAGAAACATTTTATCTTTTGTACGGAAATatctttcctttgccttttgtgtgtgtggttccTTCCCCCAGAACAGTGGATTCAGTTCTACAGAGCTGCCAGAGGCTGAGTCTTGTTCTCATGCTCTGCCATTTTCACAGGGCATTGCAGGATATATGCACATATGGATATGTGTGTGTTACACGTGCTTGTGCGTGCCAGGGAATCTAGTGAAAGGCTATATGAAATCCCAGTCCTCGCCCTGCTCCCACAATTTCAACCCCAGTGTCGAGGGCAACACATGCCCAGAGAAATAATGATAAAAGAAATCTTTGTATGTTTGCTGTAAAGTTCCAGTTTTGTCTCCACTGAAATAAGTTCTATCATATGGCAATGTGAGAGTGAGGAACAAAATCATGTTAGCACGGGTAAGGTCTGTGTTTCAGATTCTCCTTGATGTTGCTGTGTTTACCTTTTTTATCCTTAACCCTCAGGAACCTATTTCCAAGTTTTCTGGCAGCCTTTTTGATAGCAACGATGGCATGCGGGATCAAAGAAACACCAGAGCAACGCTTCAAGAAAAGCACAAGCTGGCAATGAAGGGGAAGACTGCTGCAGGGTCTAACACCAAGGTGCAGCCacctgtgtcagcagcaggcagcttcCCCAGCGAGAGCGGCCGGAGCGCGGAGCAGCTGCGGGTGCTGGACGTGCCGCAGCCCCCGCTGAAGGTTTGGAGCCGCTgcatgggctgggctggctgctgggggctctgcatGTCTGTGGGGCAGTCCCTGTGTCTGTGGGGAGCTCCTCCTGGGTGAGGCAGTTTATAAATGTGCAAGGAATGGGGGACATCGCATGGCAGAGGTCATGAGGCTTACCTTAAGGAGAGTAAGCTGAGGGTTGTCTTTGTTCCCTGTGTGGCTTATatggaaaaagaatttgaaaaccCCAACAAAGCCCACTTTCCTTGTAGCCATGAATCTCATTTTGTATGTCCAGCTTTGATATTGTGAGGCCAGGTTAAAGGTAGGTGCAGATGGGCACTGAGCTGAGTCTTTGTTCAGTCCATGGTTTCAAGGCTGTGGTGACAAGTCTTGCATGTGCCAATGTTGAACTGTAGCACCATTTCTTTTCTGGGTTGGGGTCTCCAGGAGCATGTCTGCTGGTGTTCAGAGTGGGAGGTAGATTTTCAATGCTCACATAATTAATAGGCAATATTTTTGATTAATCAAGTCACTTATCCATTATAATTATTTTCCAGGTAACCATTACTGTGTGCAGTCCAATGGGCAGTCTTGGTATTAGCATTGCTGGTGGAAAGGGCCCATCTTCATGTAAAGAAAGCGATGAGGTGCATTTCATTATTCAGAATTTATCTAGTGATTGTTAGGAATAGACTGATGAGAAGTTCCTTGAGTtactgtgttttgttgtttgttttctgagatTGTCCTTCATGTAACATTTCCATCTTTGTAAAGCCAACAAGGGTAAACATAGGTAGCTTATTTCCCAGACTAGGATCTGGGATTAGATTTTGATGGGAAGCTCCAGAAAGGATGATTTGGGAGAGATACACAAATGTAAATGAATGATGTTGCAAAGGTAACCTGATGGCTGAAACACCATTGTCTAATTCTCATTTTCTGCCTCAGTTTGGGGACACTCGTTTGGCAATCCACATGCCTCTCCCATCTCATTTGCTCATTCCCAGGAGCTAACTTGATTTGAAAGTATTTCACACATCTTCTCACTgatttatcttttaaataaatctttgttttccagtCTGTTCCCCATGGCACAGTATAAACAATTACTGACTTTTGTTCATTGTTGTATGTGTCAGCCatggaggctttttttttttttttgtcttgctaATGTGCTAAGGcatttagtttttaattttatggaGCAAAAGAACAATAAGTcttgaaaattaattacttcCCATTTGCTTTTTACATCTAAGAACAATGGGAGAAACTGTCACTTCTGAAAGCTATGTTTTGTGTTACCAGGGGATCCTGATTGCACGGCTGCCAAAAGATGGTCCCTCAGACTTGGCTGGGGTACAAGAAGGAGACAGAGTGGCTGAGGTAGATGGGTTGTTTGTCACTGTGGAGTGTGTCCTCTTATTGTtgtctttaaataaaatcacGTAGAGTTGGAGAACTTGAGATGCAGATCTAGGCTTGCCTTAGTAGCTTTTTAGATACCTGCCATTATGAAGAAATGATAATAACATTAAATTGTTGTAGTCCTTCTTATTATGTTCTGGTTGTCAGATCTTTATGTTCAAAGTGCTTAACTAAATATTGTTCAGTTAAATGAATGCTTTACCAAGGAAAATAATGGTCTTAGTAAGCAGTTATGTAAGCATAAATGCAGTTGTACCTGATCCATTCTTTCTTGTGACATGCTATTACATTTACTAGATGAGTTCATGGCAGTTGCAACAAAGTGATATAAACTAGATGAGCTTGTTTCTCCAAGGTAGTTTTTGGTGGGAAGAGAACAGCTCAAAATAACTCCCCTGATGGAGGCTTGCAGTGCCAAGGGATATATTTATCTCTCAGGCTGCTCCACCTCAAGCCTCATCTTTCCTAGCAGAAGCCACATTCTTGAGCTTCAGAATTTCCCAAGAACAACGGGGAAAAATGGACACATACAGTTTCATGTTAGATAATTTTGATGTACTGTTTGGTTTCTGCCTGGTGAGAATGGTGGAGCAGGAAGAGAACCTCTACAAAATTACTTTGAGGTGAAACTGGTCCATATTTCTTTCAGCTCTTGTTCTCTTAAACTGTCATTTATACTTGGTTAGATTAATAGTTTTTACTCCAGCATGCTCCATGTTGAATTAAGGTGGGATAGAACAAGCAATATTGTATGTCTGTTAAATTGTCAGGAATAATGACGCAACCTGTATCAGCCAAAGACTATTTAATGATAAATTATTCTACTAATTTTGTAAAACTATGCTATGGAATTATTAATAGAAGATGGTGTTccataatatataaatattgtgCTAGTTTAACAGTTCTTAAAAGGTTAATTATAGATAAAAATCTgtataattttacattttgtcttttttcaaagttattttaacAAATGTGAGAGAATTTAAATAATTCTCTACATATTTCACATTATTATCAGATCACTGGGGAAAAGACCCCAGGATTTTTAGTTGCTGTACCTTTACCTTCTGAGCAGAGTTTCTGGTCAAGTTAGTATCTTAAAAAATCAACCCCATTGCTTAGGTTCCTCCATGAGACtataagtatttttttattttgggggcTATTTGGAATATAGTAGGTGTTAAAGTCTGTTCACTTAATCAATAGTGAAACAAGTGCTAAAGAAGATATTTCTGTTCCATCCTGTTCTGCCCTGCTATTATTTTACAAATAGTTAGAATTTCTCTATCTCCCACAAGATGGCAGAATCATTCATCTGTTTAAAGAATATAGAAAacaaatctctgctttttgtgtgtgtctgtcacAAGAAGGAATCAATGCGATGAGGTGTGCTATAGAAATACTAATGTTTTAGCCACAGGACTAATCTGTGTACAATTAACAAGCATTTTTCTCTTGACACAATGTGTTACAACTTCGTATTCTTGAACTGAATTGATCTTGAACAGTTCAAATATAAAATTCACCAAAAATAGGAAACAACAAGAATTgcaattttatttgcttttgttgtACAACCACATGTAACAGTAGGATCAGGTGTTTGTATACTAACTTGAGAGGGAGGGAACTTTTCTTAAACAacattcagaataaaatatctttctggtgttttcttttaaaggcaACCTTTGTTTCAGAAGCTGCTGCCCTTGATGCTGATCCTCCTGAGGCTTCCCCCAAGGGCAGCCCCTTCCCTACAGTCAACCATGTCATAACAGTAAGTAGGATGGCCCCAGTAAATAACAGGTCACTCTTACCTAAGAAATTTTTGCTATCATTAATGCTAGTGAAGACTGGCACAGAACTCAACACATATCAAAGAGACCCTACCAAGTATTTACgtggctgtcactgcagctgggACATGGCTTCTGGaggagctcagctcctgggtgagcagccaggagagcagagcttttGAAGCACTCTGGTTTGGGGACTTTAGGGTGGTGTCCATTCCCCCCCGTCTGAGTTGTTATTATGTTGTCTGGACTCTGTCTTTAGCTAATGGaaggagcagcatttccaggGTCCCTCCTTTAGGAGGGAGAGGGTGAACAGCTACCTGGAGGTGACCATTTTAATCTTTTCACTGGAGGGGGGAGCTTGTGTCACAGACTAAGACATGCCTGTATTTTAGGTGACTGATGAGAGAAAGCCTTCTGCACATGTCACAGAAGGCAACATCTGAGCCTGCAGGgtggcttttaaaaatccagttttttaaacttttgtaGCAAGTGTAACTCTCTGAAGACCTACCCTAATCTTGGTCATCTGTATGCACAGCTGTAACTATGGCTTTACTAGGAAGTTACAATAAGGTCGAGCTATCTGAATAATTAAGGTCAAAAAGCATCTTGGTTGTATGGAGCTTGAAGTACCAGGAAGCAACAACTGTTTCTCCTGCAGCAAATGCCAGAGGAATGCTTGTTTGATTCATCTTCTTTCAATCTTTTATAAAATC encodes the following:
- the LOC134546548 gene encoding protein scribble homolog, whose product is MLARVRSVFQILLDVAVFTFFILNPQEPISKFSGSLFDSNDGMRDQRNTRATLQEKHKLAMKGKTAAGSNTKVQPPVSAAGSFPSESGRSAEQLRVLDVPQPPLKVTITVCSPMGSLGISIAGGKGPSSCKESDEGILIARLPKDGPSDLAGVQEGDRVAEATFVSEAAALDADPPEASPKGSPFPTVNHVITIPRIILTRPSTSDEDADQLPPDPDDFEPEEPDSAEGHAYSDCLSSAFYPP